From the Cryptomeria japonica chromosome 2, Sugi_1.0, whole genome shotgun sequence genome, one window contains:
- the LOC131041549 gene encoding G-type lectin S-receptor-like serine/threonine-protein kinase LECRK3, translated as MAALTILPLTFVILMLICASAQKQNITLGSTLIYPQNSKWVSPNGQFAFGFYELPATDLYVVGIWFDNIPSKTLVWTVMKDKRDLAVEKMSSLQLTNNGLSLYDSTKELKWSAAPSEKVAKAAMRNNGNLVLLSSSLEPIWQSFDYPTDTLLPGQELKWKSTIYSKASNTNLSSGRFELALQEDGNLVLYPVERVYQGAYWSSRQLFGEASLKFGMGGFLYLVNTTNNMTLTKGEAGNGRFLRRVTLESDGILAQYVWNLDGHNSSWTTVWKPVNDPCRDVKGQCGRNGICQPNSQNKPDCHCPPHFNFIDNQDHFKGCTREWPSCSANSNSNMSRLDNTDWMNGNDYSLLVGLSDSACQQACIDDCMCTVVTYAPGQAVCWKKQMPLIDGRIGLDITNVAFVKVFNDFPFSAPPPEQRNERKGKTLVATGIILLACSSSLLVVVFLVVCLGGLKLHKMRKTPPQIMVLEGLKAFSYKEIEAATDGFREELGRGSFGKVCKGRLEDGRAIAVKILDDKAVQKQHGEREFRTEMSVIGTSHHKNLVQLYGFCDEGSQRILVYEYMGNGSLDTALFVVSGFLDWRTRVKIAMGTARGLLYLHEECRTQTIHCDIKPQNILLDQNYNPKISDFGLAKLLMAEQTATRTAARGTRGYIAPEWMNNMPITVKVDIYSFGVMLLEIICCRKTMELDAPENEIFLDQWVYECFKRGELAKLVDQQQVEGEGALRRQLERMVLVGLWCIQEDPALRPSTKKVVQMMEGTVEIAVPPPPGSFVGSLCV; from the coding sequence ATGGCTGCTCTTACAATACTTCCTCTTACTTTTGTTATTCTGATGCTCATTTGCGCCTCGGCCCAGAAGCAGAATATCACGCTTGGTTCCACTCTAATTTATCCTCAAAATTCCAAATGGGTTTCGCCAAATGGACAGTTTGCTTTTGGATTCTATGAGCTACCTGCAACTGATCTCTACGTAGTGGGCATTTGGTTTGACAACATACCTTCTAAAACTCTGGTCTGGACAGTTATGAAGGATAAGAGGGACCTTGCTGTTGAAAAGATGTCTTCCCTGCAGCTCACCAACAATGGCCTCAGCTTGTACGATTCCACAAAAGAATTGAAATGGTCGGCTGCTCCATCTGAAAAGGTTGCCAAAGCTGCAATGCGCAACAATGGCAACTTAGTGCTTCTAAGTTCCTCACTTGAGCCCATCTGGCAGAGCTTCGACTATCCTACGGATACCCTCTTGCCCGGTCAGGAGCTCAAGTGGAAATCTACCATATATTCCAAGGCTTCAAATACAAACCTCTCATCAGGCCGATTCGAGCTTGCGTTGCAGGAAGATGGCAATTTGGTGCTTTACCCTGTGGAAAGAGTGTATCAAGGTGCTTACTGGAGTAGTAGACAATTATTCGGTGAAGCAAGCTTGAAATTTGGCATGGGTGGGTTCTTGTATTTGGTAAATACCACCAACAATATGACGCTCACCAAAGGCGAGGCCGGAAATGGGCGATTTCTTCGCAGAGTGACTCTCGAGAGCGACGGAATCCTTGCACAATATGTGTGGAACTTGGACGGCCATAATTCTTCTTGGACAACTGTATGGAAGCCTGTGAATGACCCATGTAGAGACGTCAAGGGTCAGTGTGGACGCAACGGCATTTGTCAGCCCAACAGCCAGAACAAGCCCGATTGCCATTGTCCTCCTCATTTTAATTTTATAGACAACCAAGACCATTTTAAGGGATGCACAAGAGAGTGGCCGAGCTGCAGTGCAAATAGTAACAGCAACATGTCGCGGCTTGACAACACGGACTGGATGAACGGCAACGATTATTCGCTTTTGGTGGGTCTCAGTGATAGTGCATGCCAACAGGCCTGCATAGACGATTGCATGTGTACTGTGGTCACGTATGCTCCTGGCCAAGCAGTTTGTTGGAAGAAACAGATGCCTCTCATAGACGGGCGTATTGGTTTGGACATTACTAATGTAGCTTTTGTAAAAGTATTTAATGACTTTCCCTTCTCCGCTCCTCCTCCAGAGCAAAGAAATGAGAGGAAGGGAAAGACGCTTGTGGCCACTGGCATAATTCTCCTGGCTTGCTCCTCTTCTCTACTCGTAGTGGTCTTCTTAGTGGTGTGCTTGGGTGGCCTCAAGCTCCACAAGATGAGAAAGACTCCACCGCAGATTATGGTATTGGAGGGGTTGAAGGCTTTTTCTTATAAGGAAATAGAAGCTGCTACGGATGGTTTTAGGGAAGAATTAGGAAGGGGTTCCTTCGGTAAAGTTTGCAAGGGACGCTTAGAGGATGGAAGAGCGATTGCTGTGAAGATTCTGGATGATAAAGCGGTGCAAAAACAACATGGGGAGCGGGAGTTCAGAACAGAGATGAGCGTGATTGGTACAAGCCATCACAAAAACCTGGTTCAGTTGTATGGTTTCTGTGACGAGGGCTCCCAGCGGATTCTGGTGTATGAGTACATGGGCAATGGATCTTTGGACACCGCTCTCTTTGTAGTTAGCGGCTTTCTTGATTGGAGGACTCGGGTTAAAATTGCAATGGGCACAGCAAGAGGGCTTCTCTATTTGCATGAAGAGTGCAGGACCCAGACCATCCACTGTGACATAAAACCCCAAAACATTCTGCTGGACCAAAACTACAATCCCAAAATATCTGACTTTGGCCTGGCAAAACTGTTGATGGCAGAGCAGACTGCAACTCGCACGGCAGCTCGGGGCACCAGGGGTTACATTGCGCCTGAGTGGATGAATAATATGCCAATTACTGTAAAAGTGGACATTTACAGCTTTGGAGTGATGCTGCTGGAAATCATTTGTTGCAGGAAAACCATGGAATTAGATGCCCCGGAAAATGAAATCTTTTTGGACCAGTGGGTGTATGAATGCTTCAAGCGTGGAGAACTTGCTAAGCTGGTGGACCAGCAACAAGTAGAAGGTGAAGGTGCACTTAGGAGGCAGTTGGAGAGAATGGTATTGGTGGGTCTGTGGTGCATTCAAGAAGATCCAGCTCTAAGGCCATCTACCAAAAAGGTAGTTCAGATGATGGAGGGAACAGTCGAGATTGCAGTGCCCCCACCTCCTGGATCTTTTGTAGGTTCATTGTGTGTGTAA